In one Nitrososphaera viennensis EN76 genomic region, the following are encoded:
- a CDS encoding RNA-guided endonuclease InsQ/TnpB family protein — MPSAKLAANYDTVVFEKLTIDNMVKNHSLASTIMDATWGKLREYTAYKVERRGGRTIIVTPNGTSQKCSGCWVVVEKDLSVRVHKCPSCGLTMDRDHNAALNILKLGLERARAEAEPLLVRRISKFSQGSEKPRMEVVHPSLVKE; from the coding sequence ATGCCTTCTGCCAAACTTGCAGCCAATTACGATACTGTTGTATTTGAAAAGCTGACAATCGATAACATGGTCAAAAACCATAGTCTGGCATCAACAATAATGGATGCCACTTGGGGAAAGCTGCGCGAATATACTGCCTACAAGGTAGAAAGACGCGGAGGACGGACAATAATTGTCACCCCAAATGGTACGTCGCAAAAATGCTCCGGATGTTGGGTTGTGGTGGAAAAAGACCTGTCTGTACGCGTGCATAAATGTCCAAGCTGCGGTCTAACGATGGACAGAGACCATAATGCAGCTTTGAACATACTGAAATTGGGCTTGGAACGAGCCCGCGCAGAGGCAGAACCGCTACTTGTTAGACGGATAAGCAAGTTCAGCCAAGGAAGCGAGAAGCCTCGTATGGAGGTGGTTCACCCCAGCCTGGTTAAGGAATAG
- a CDS encoding RNA-guided endonuclease InsQ/TnpB family protein: protein MLKIYIEHYDEINQEPKIIRSYKFRIYPSEEQTKVLNDTVETCRHLYNDSLGERSIDWDVDYWVQKQLLTLRREDNKYYKQVHSQVLQDVLLRLDKAYQAFFNKLAKFPRFKKRRKYNSFTYPQYGGFQFKSNRLVLSFIGAIRIRMHQIPVGVLKTCTVIRDVDQWYAFCQTCSQLRYCCI, encoded by the coding sequence ATTTTAAAAATTTATATCGAACATTACGATGAAATAAATCAAGAACCAAAAATAATCCGATCATACAAATTTCGCATTTATCCGTCAGAAGAGCAAACCAAAGTCCTGAACGATACTGTTGAAACTTGCAGACATCTCTACAATGATTCGCTTGGCGAGAGAAGTATAGATTGGGATGTAGATTATTGGGTTCAAAAGCAACTATTGACCCTGAGAAGGGAGGACAACAAATACTACAAACAGGTGCATAGCCAAGTATTGCAGGATGTTCTGTTGAGATTAGATAAGGCGTACCAAGCCTTCTTCAACAAGCTTGCCAAATTTCCAAGATTCAAGAAACGAAGGAAATACAATTCTTTCACGTATCCACAATATGGCGGCTTTCAATTCAAGAGTAACAGGCTAGTACTTTCGTTTATCGGCGCTATCAGAATTAGGATGCACCAAATACCTGTCGGCGTATTGAAAACATGTACAGTCATTCGTGACGTGGACCAGTGGTATGCCTTCTGCCAAACTTGCAGCCAATTACGATACTGTTGTATTTGA
- a CDS encoding nascent polypeptide-associated complex protein, producing the protein MMRGNREMRRMLDKMGLDMKEMPNVEEVIIKTDTKEFYLVKPQIIEMKGKDSTIFQVVATDIEEKQREVPTFKEDDILLVMQQANVSREKAVQALTESKGDMAQAILTLTT; encoded by the coding sequence ATGATGCGCGGCAACCGCGAAATGAGGCGCATGCTGGACAAGATGGGCCTTGACATGAAGGAGATGCCAAACGTTGAGGAAGTCATAATCAAGACCGACACCAAAGAGTTCTACCTGGTCAAGCCGCAGATCATAGAGATGAAGGGCAAGGACAGCACCATCTTCCAGGTGGTCGCGACGGACATCGAGGAAAAGCAGCGCGAGGTGCCGACGTTCAAGGAAGACGACATACTGCTTGTCATGCAGCAGGCAAATGTGTCGAGGGAAAAGGCGGTCCAGGCGCTGACCGAGTCAAAAGGCGACATGGCGCAGGCGATCCTGACGCTCACGACCTGA
- a CDS encoding PUA domain-containing protein, translating to MNPLPLDARDKVCRHVDAIFGAGVSEALPANSNMQFEYSRKTGRIKNFSIDSALVATLRTDGGLALTVEGARFFVNNSKAFRKNCVVPAEEAVPFVSEGRSLFCRHVAWCGSNVRAGSDVAVLDDKNNSVIAVGIAVLGAGLMNRFSKGVAVKVREGIKGRTA from the coding sequence TTGAACCCGCTTCCACTCGACGCACGGGACAAGGTCTGCCGGCACGTAGACGCCATATTTGGCGCCGGCGTCTCGGAGGCCCTGCCGGCCAACAGCAACATGCAGTTTGAATACTCGCGAAAAACGGGGAGGATCAAGAACTTTTCAATCGACAGCGCGCTTGTCGCCACCCTGCGCACCGACGGCGGGCTTGCGCTCACCGTGGAAGGCGCCCGGTTCTTTGTGAACAACAGCAAGGCTTTCCGGAAAAACTGCGTGGTGCCGGCAGAAGAAGCGGTGCCGTTTGTGAGCGAGGGAAGGTCGCTTTTCTGCCGCCACGTGGCATGGTGCGGCTCTAACGTGAGGGCAGGCTCGGATGTCGCCGTGCTTGACGACAAGAACAACAGCGTGATTGCTGTCGGCATTGCCGTTCTTGGCGCAGGCCTGATGAACAGGTTCTCAAAGGGCGTCGCAGTCAAAGTCAGGGAAGGAATAAAAGGTCGAACGGCCTAG
- a CDS encoding phosphate uptake regulator PhoU → MESIVESGNGKGGHGEETRKLQYTGGSSYIVSLPKKWIQELGLKQGDHVTILRQGNSTLQIAPASKRVAKEQKDATIEVAKDNNPYFIARKLIALYFLGYNVINVVPKDGRLQVEQREVIKNIARRILMGTEIIADSAAGITLQVLINLLDLSVDAAFKRMLLIAKSMYRDVMMALRENNAELAEEVIKSDDEVDRFSFYIVRQLKIAIKNEHLLKEIGLEEPRNCLGYRLVAKSVERVADHAAIIAKDIIEMRQPANKDIVEKIDEMCNFALEVLDDACLSMFKRDYEAADRAIEKARKVDEMEKAIIKSISKPRDASEMYRVKLITENVRRVSECASDIAEIVLNMTVQQTIRKS, encoded by the coding sequence ATGGAAAGCATCGTAGAAAGTGGCAACGGCAAGGGCGGCCATGGCGAGGAAACGAGGAAATTGCAGTACACCGGCGGCTCGTCGTACATCGTGTCACTTCCGAAAAAGTGGATACAGGAGCTTGGCCTCAAGCAGGGCGACCACGTGACGATACTGAGGCAGGGCAACTCGACCTTGCAGATTGCCCCGGCATCAAAGCGCGTCGCAAAAGAGCAGAAGGACGCCACGATCGAGGTCGCAAAGGACAACAACCCCTACTTTATCGCAAGAAAGCTCATCGCTCTCTATTTTCTCGGCTACAACGTCATAAACGTCGTCCCAAAGGACGGCAGGCTGCAGGTGGAGCAGCGCGAAGTCATCAAGAATATCGCCCGGCGCATCCTCATGGGGACGGAGATAATAGCCGACTCGGCCGCGGGCATAACGCTCCAGGTGCTCATCAACCTGCTTGACCTGTCGGTGGACGCCGCGTTCAAGCGCATGCTGTTGATTGCCAAGTCGATGTACCGCGACGTGATGATGGCGCTCCGGGAAAACAACGCCGAACTTGCGGAGGAGGTGATAAAATCAGACGACGAAGTAGACAGGTTCAGCTTCTATATAGTCAGGCAGTTGAAAATAGCAATCAAGAACGAGCACCTGCTAAAGGAGATAGGCCTTGAGGAGCCGCGCAACTGCCTCGGCTACAGGCTCGTCGCCAAGTCGGTCGAGCGCGTCGCCGACCACGCGGCAATAATCGCCAAGGACATCATAGAGATGCGCCAGCCGGCAAACAAGGACATCGTTGAGAAGATAGACGAGATGTGCAACTTTGCCCTCGAGGTGCTCGACGACGCGTGCCTGTCGATGTTCAAGCGCGACTACGAGGCCGCGGACAGGGCGATTGAAAAGGCGCGCAAAGTCGACGAGATGGAAAAGGCGATAATAAAGTCCATCTCAAAGCCCAGGGACGCAAGCGAGATGTACAGGGTAAAGCTCATCACAGAGAACGTCCGGCGCGTGTCAGAGTGTGCAAGCGACATTGCCGAGATCGTGCTCAACATGACGGTGCAGCAGACAATTCGGAAAAGTTAA
- a CDS encoding multiprotein bridging factor aMBF1 produces MSYCELCGKHAAEKKMVVVDGTVFKVCMSCSKHGKPYTPSQVPTAAKKKKAAPAPTQRQAKIGMADDLVLDPEFPRLIREARMKKGVTHEQLGMQMNEKANLLRRFETGSLKPDELFAKKLERHLGIKLYVSASAAAEKEEK; encoded by the coding sequence ATGTCCTACTGCGAGCTTTGCGGCAAGCACGCCGCCGAAAAAAAGATGGTGGTAGTGGACGGCACCGTTTTCAAGGTCTGCATGTCCTGCTCAAAGCACGGCAAGCCCTACACGCCCTCGCAAGTGCCGACAGCAGCAAAAAAGAAAAAAGCCGCGCCGGCCCCTACCCAGAGGCAGGCAAAGATCGGCATGGCCGACGACCTCGTGCTAGACCCCGAGTTCCCGAGGCTCATCAGGGAGGCGAGGATGAAAAAGGGCGTCACGCACGAGCAGCTGGGCATGCAGATGAACGAAAAGGCCAACCTGCTGAGGAGGTTTGAAACAGGCTCCCTCAAGCCGGACGAGCTTTTTGCAAAAAAGCTGGAGCGCCACCTTGGAATCAAATTGTATGTCAGTGCCTCGGCAGCAGCAGAAAAAGAAGAAAAGTGA
- the hflX gene encoding GTPase HflX, whose protein sequence is MLLAAAYRKAILITYPYDEAISEAVSLADAAGYRVEKIVTQKHITKSRYGIGRGKAEEVKAIAEEIQPEVIVFDEVLKPSQTYNLASVCKKEVIDRERLILEIFERRASTTESKTQIKLAQLRYDMTRAREAVRLAKAGEQPGFYGLGKYEADTYLLDIKNRAQALKKKLEKEVTKRQLHRNQRAKAGLMSVSLAGYTSAGKTTLFNALTGETKSTAASVFTTLSTFTRAIDLDGDKVLLLDTVGFISKLPAYMIDAFKSTLEELSYASLVFLVIDISEPVLEIRRKLASSLEVIREFEVPETRIVYVLNKVDRTTVEDAFDKAGQLGLLASRRVLPVSAKTGYNMDQLKSLARSLLFETERVVQDDNEKTTGGSAQDRA, encoded by the coding sequence ATGCTGTTGGCTGCTGCTTACAGAAAGGCCATACTGATAACGTACCCCTATGACGAGGCGATAAGCGAGGCAGTGTCGCTTGCCGACGCCGCCGGCTACAGGGTAGAGAAAATAGTGACGCAAAAGCATATCACGAAATCGCGCTATGGCATCGGCAGGGGCAAGGCTGAGGAGGTGAAAGCGATTGCAGAAGAGATCCAGCCCGAAGTGATAGTGTTTGACGAGGTGCTCAAGCCGAGCCAGACCTACAACCTTGCAAGCGTCTGCAAAAAAGAAGTCATTGACAGAGAGCGCCTGATACTGGAGATATTTGAGCGCAGGGCAAGCACCACTGAATCAAAGACGCAGATCAAGCTGGCGCAGCTGCGCTACGACATGACTCGCGCAAGGGAGGCAGTGCGGCTTGCAAAGGCCGGCGAGCAGCCGGGATTTTACGGCCTTGGCAAGTACGAGGCCGACACGTACCTGCTGGACATAAAAAACCGCGCGCAGGCGCTCAAGAAAAAGCTGGAAAAGGAAGTGACCAAGAGGCAGCTGCACAGGAACCAGCGCGCAAAGGCTGGGCTGATGTCGGTTTCGCTTGCCGGCTACACGTCGGCGGGCAAGACCACGCTCTTTAACGCGCTCACAGGCGAAACCAAGAGCACGGCGGCAAGCGTCTTTACCACGCTTTCCACGTTTACCCGCGCAATCGACCTTGACGGCGACAAGGTGCTGTTGCTGGATACAGTGGGTTTTATCAGCAAGCTGCCGGCGTACATGATTGACGCATTCAAGTCCACCCTTGAAGAGCTGTCGTACGCAAGCCTCGTGTTTCTCGTGATTGACATCAGCGAGCCCGTCCTTGAGATAAGGCGCAAGCTGGCAAGCTCGCTTGAAGTGATAAGGGAGTTTGAGGTGCCCGAGACCAGGATCGTCTATGTGCTGAACAAGGTCGACAGGACAACGGTGGAGGATGCCTTTGACAAGGCGGGCCAGCTTGGCCTGCTTGCGTCAAGGCGCGTCCTGCCGGTGTCGGCAAAGACCGGATACAACATGGATCAGTTGAAAAGCCTGGCAAGGTCCCTGCTTTTTGAAACGGAGAGGGTGGTGCAGGATGACAATGAAAAAACAACAGGTGGCAGTGCTCAGGATAGGGCATAG
- a CDS encoding tRNA (cytidine(56)-2'-O)-methyltransferase — MKKQQVAVLRIGHRLVRDDRVTTHAALVSRAFGAERIYMTGIDQSVKDTVNAVGKRWGGNFEVEIIEDWKGVARAWKKSGGKIAHLTMYGINIDDAIEKVRKEEKLLVIIGAEKVPREAYELADYNIAVGNQPHSEIAALAIFLDRVFSGKQLKKEVAGGQLRIVPSEKGKQVEKI; from the coding sequence ATGAAAAAACAACAGGTGGCAGTGCTCAGGATAGGGCATAGGCTGGTCAGGGACGACCGCGTGACGACGCACGCGGCGCTTGTCTCCCGGGCGTTTGGAGCCGAGCGGATCTACATGACAGGCATAGACCAGTCGGTGAAGGACACTGTTAATGCTGTTGGCAAGCGCTGGGGCGGCAATTTCGAGGTGGAGATAATAGAGGACTGGAAGGGAGTCGCAAGGGCGTGGAAAAAATCAGGCGGCAAGATTGCGCACCTGACCATGTACGGCATCAACATCGACGACGCGATTGAAAAAGTGCGCAAGGAGGAAAAACTGCTGGTGATAATAGGCGCGGAAAAGGTGCCAAGGGAGGCGTACGAGCTTGCCGACTATAATATCGCCGTCGGGAACCAGCCGCATTCGGAGATAGCGGCGCTTGCGATATTCCTTGACAGGGTGTTTTCCGGCAAGCAGTTGAAAAAAGAGGTCGCCGGCGGCCAGCTGAGGATAGTGCCTTCGGAGAAGGGCAAGCAGGTGGAAAAGATTTAA
- a CDS encoding metalloregulator ArsR/SmtB family transcription factor → MADDSRRQILVMLKEKERTPSEIATHFHFTLPALSTHLRVLRDAGLVNERREGQNRLYSVNRAQMSEMVRFFDAFWDDKLDSLKEYVENREGAKRK, encoded by the coding sequence ATGGCCGACGACAGCCGCCGACAGATACTCGTGATGCTGAAGGAAAAGGAAAGGACGCCAAGCGAGATAGCGACGCACTTTCACTTTACGCTCCCCGCGCTTTCGACGCACCTGCGCGTGCTCCGGGACGCCGGGCTTGTAAACGAGCGCAGGGAAGGGCAGAACAGGCTCTATTCAGTCAACAGGGCGCAGATGTCCGAGATGGTGCGGTTCTTTGACGCGTTCTGGGACGACAAGCTGGACAGCCTGAAGGAGTACGTGGAGAACAGGGAGGGGGCGAAAAGAAAGTGA
- a CDS encoding AMP-binding protein, producing MALAFNNLEGEGPFAFQPSAGHLAHSNIARFMKKHGISDYKELVKRANGDISWYWDAVNDDLGLEWFQKYGRVYDSSAAGVPWTKWFIGGRCNIVANAIDRHAKKSPDKVAYIFAGENSARKVTYGELDLEVGRLASALLDAGVKKGDVVGIYLPMIPEAFFAIFACSKIGAVHATVFSGFSAPALRSRLVDSGARLLITADSAKRRGKDIDLKAQWSQAIEGTKVGKVVTVGGKSGGGNSIVNYSDFVKGKKKQAKTEAMDSEDPLFILYTSGTTGQPKGTLQVHGGFMAVAAQQAAYLIDMKPDDVLFWYADIGWITGQVWVVYGSPIVGATALVYEEALDYPAPDTWCRLVQDHKVSIFGAAPTAIRLFMKSNVNTGSYDLSSLRMLACTGEPINREAWDWYFEKVGRKKCPVINLSGGTEIGGAILSALPVMPLRPCTVGCPIPGFDAGVLDESGRPAGEGLLVIKKPWPSMSRGILNDPARFIETYFSKYGKNVWYHGDIVLVDDDGLWYMRGRADDVIKVAGHRIGTAEVEAAAASHPAVAEAVAVGRPDDLKGEVIVVCAVIRDGHHQPDEGLKSEIAKKVEESIGRFARPEEVRLVPELPKTRTGKLVRRLVRAKVAGESMSGQDVSTVENPHCLDLI from the coding sequence GTGGCGCTTGCTTTCAACAACTTGGAGGGAGAGGGGCCGTTTGCGTTCCAGCCCAGTGCCGGCCACCTAGCGCACAGCAACATCGCGCGCTTCATGAAAAAGCACGGCATTTCCGACTACAAGGAGCTTGTAAAAAGGGCAAACGGCGACATTTCGTGGTACTGGGACGCAGTAAACGACGACCTCGGCCTTGAATGGTTCCAGAAATATGGCAGAGTCTACGATTCTTCTGCCGCCGGCGTACCGTGGACAAAGTGGTTCATCGGCGGCAGGTGCAACATTGTCGCAAACGCAATCGACAGGCACGCCAAGAAAAGCCCTGACAAGGTCGCGTACATATTTGCCGGCGAAAACAGCGCAAGAAAGGTCACGTACGGAGAGCTGGACCTCGAAGTCGGCAGGCTTGCGTCAGCTCTTCTGGACGCGGGCGTGAAAAAGGGTGACGTGGTGGGCATCTACCTTCCCATGATACCCGAGGCGTTCTTTGCTATTTTTGCCTGCTCCAAGATTGGCGCCGTGCACGCGACCGTGTTTTCCGGGTTTTCGGCGCCGGCGCTGCGCTCCCGCCTTGTCGATTCCGGCGCCCGGCTCTTGATAACAGCAGACAGCGCAAAGAGGCGCGGCAAGGACATTGACCTGAAGGCGCAGTGGTCGCAGGCAATAGAGGGCACGAAAGTCGGAAAGGTAGTCACGGTCGGCGGCAAAAGCGGAGGAGGCAACAGTATTGTCAATTACAGCGATTTTGTAAAAGGCAAGAAAAAACAGGCAAAAACCGAGGCAATGGACTCTGAAGATCCGCTCTTCATACTCTACACTTCCGGCACCACCGGCCAGCCCAAGGGCACGCTGCAGGTGCACGGCGGCTTTATGGCAGTCGCCGCCCAGCAGGCCGCTTACCTCATCGACATGAAGCCTGACGACGTCCTGTTCTGGTACGCCGACATTGGCTGGATAACGGGGCAGGTGTGGGTTGTGTACGGGAGCCCGATTGTGGGCGCCACGGCGCTCGTGTACGAAGAGGCACTCGACTATCCCGCGCCTGATACATGGTGCAGGCTTGTACAGGATCATAAAGTAAGCATCTTTGGCGCGGCGCCGACTGCCATACGGCTGTTCATGAAGAGCAACGTCAATACCGGCAGCTACGACCTTTCATCGCTCCGCATGCTTGCGTGCACGGGCGAGCCGATAAACCGGGAGGCGTGGGACTGGTATTTTGAAAAGGTGGGCAGGAAAAAGTGCCCCGTCATCAACCTCTCTGGCGGGACGGAGATAGGGGGCGCCATACTGAGCGCGCTCCCGGTGATGCCGCTGCGCCCTTGCACAGTCGGCTGCCCGATACCGGGATTTGACGCCGGAGTGCTTGACGAAAGCGGCAGGCCGGCAGGCGAAGGCCTGCTCGTGATAAAAAAGCCGTGGCCCTCGATGAGCAGGGGGATACTGAATGACCCTGCAAGGTTCATCGAGACATACTTCTCGAAATACGGAAAAAACGTCTGGTACCACGGCGACATCGTGCTTGTCGACGACGACGGGCTGTGGTACATGCGCGGGAGGGCCGACGACGTCATCAAGGTGGCCGGCCACAGGATCGGGACCGCGGAGGTGGAAGCCGCCGCGGCGTCGCACCCGGCGGTGGCAGAGGCGGTGGCAGTCGGCCGGCCCGACGACCTCAAGGGCGAGGTTATCGTGGTCTGCGCAGTGATAAGGGACGGCCACCACCAACCTGACGAGGGTCTAAAGTCCGAGATAGCAAAAAAGGTGGAAGAGTCGATAGGCAGGTTCGCAAGGCCCGAAGAGGTGAGGCTCGTGCCAGAGCTTCCAAAGACGAGGACAGGCAAGCTGGTGAGGCGCCTCGTGAGGGCAAAGGTGGCCGGCGAGAGCATGTCAGGGCAGGACGTCTCCACCGTGGAAAACCCCCACTGCCTCGACCTAATCTAG
- a CDS encoding M1 family aminopeptidase produces MQEETRRKFELAGSKAHYAPSLVFTISHMRLEIEPDLKAHAISCRQELEIAAVQDADEIELDAAELEVKSVMFGGKKVPSFRSMDDRLVIKLPKPLKEGERAQISISYSAKPRKGFYFVAPDRHYPDKRVEAWTQGETVEAKYWFPCIDHPQVKFSSETIVTVPEDFMAISNGRLAKTEKSKKWKYHWVESNPHPAYLTSVVVGKYVEINEGSLYYYVPTELAHDAKRSFDRTGDMVQFFEEYLGAKYPYEKYSQVCVQDFVYGGMENSSCTTLTQDTLHDKKAHVDFTSDHLVSHELAHQWFGDLVTCRDWQHVWLNEGFATYCEALYWEASRGTDEFHYYVMQTADDYFDEAASRYVRPIVTKTYKHPDDLFDRHTYEKGGCVLHMLRNFVGDKYFRRSLKTYLHRFANSTAETDDLRKVFELETGKSLQQFFDQWVFREGHPDLKIEFSQDKKTAKVRVQQAQQQEPFSFALEVKLAFARGGIKMYTFDIADKESTFQIPVEREVEWFSVDPEFKILKTISIKAPREMLARQLHEGQTVVERVEAARALKEHSADAAVDALYRAVMNDRFWGVAAEAAKSLGAIRTDHAYRALEKCLKVSHPKARRAVVKALGEFKRHETIAMLKPYLHEESYFVESEALTAIGRTKSSDAVPILKKAVETTSFQNIVAQGAISGLKEFPDDRDIASLLVEKSRPGNHHRVREAATFALAKFVDSGSSNNNAVVDQLRLLLADSWFRVRINACRAFADAEYVKAIPDLTRVSETDLDHRVRRVAEECINMIKDAAKKPKEVAQMRDELDRMKAKSLEMMQRMDRLERGGSS; encoded by the coding sequence ATGCAGGAAGAGACCAGAAGAAAGTTCGAGCTTGCAGGAAGCAAGGCGCATTATGCCCCGTCGCTTGTTTTCACAATAAGCCACATGAGGCTGGAAATAGAACCTGACCTCAAGGCGCATGCCATTTCGTGCAGGCAAGAGCTCGAGATTGCCGCCGTCCAGGACGCAGATGAAATCGAGCTGGACGCTGCCGAGCTTGAGGTAAAGTCAGTCATGTTTGGCGGCAAAAAGGTCCCCTCCTTCCGAAGCATGGACGACAGGCTTGTCATAAAACTGCCCAAACCCCTCAAGGAAGGCGAGCGGGCGCAAATCTCGATCTCATATTCTGCAAAGCCTAGGAAGGGCTTTTACTTTGTCGCGCCCGACAGGCACTACCCGGACAAGCGGGTGGAAGCATGGACGCAGGGCGAGACGGTCGAGGCAAAATACTGGTTTCCCTGCATCGACCACCCGCAGGTGAAGTTCTCAAGCGAGACCATCGTGACGGTGCCGGAAGACTTTATGGCAATCTCTAACGGCCGGCTTGCGAAAACCGAAAAGAGCAAAAAGTGGAAGTACCACTGGGTCGAGAGCAACCCCCACCCGGCGTACCTCACGTCTGTGGTGGTAGGCAAGTACGTCGAGATAAACGAGGGCAGCCTCTACTACTACGTCCCGACGGAGCTGGCGCATGACGCCAAGCGCTCGTTTGATAGGACGGGCGACATGGTGCAGTTCTTTGAGGAATACCTCGGCGCGAAATACCCGTACGAGAAATACTCGCAGGTGTGCGTGCAGGATTTCGTATACGGAGGCATGGAAAATTCCAGCTGCACTACGCTGACGCAGGACACTCTGCACGACAAAAAGGCCCACGTCGACTTTACAAGCGACCACCTCGTGTCTCACGAGCTTGCGCACCAGTGGTTTGGCGACCTTGTCACCTGCAGGGACTGGCAGCACGTATGGCTCAACGAGGGGTTTGCGACCTACTGCGAGGCCCTGTACTGGGAGGCAAGCAGGGGCACCGACGAGTTCCATTACTACGTGATGCAGACGGCAGACGACTATTTCGACGAGGCGGCCAGCCGCTACGTGCGGCCCATCGTCACAAAGACGTACAAGCACCCTGACGACCTCTTTGACAGGCACACGTACGAAAAGGGCGGGTGCGTGCTCCACATGCTCCGCAATTTCGTCGGCGACAAGTACTTCAGGCGCTCGCTAAAGACATACCTGCACAGGTTTGCCAACAGCACCGCGGAAACCGACGACCTGCGCAAGGTCTTCGAGCTAGAGACGGGCAAGAGCCTGCAGCAGTTCTTTGACCAGTGGGTATTCCGCGAGGGCCACCCAGACCTGAAAATAGAATTTTCACAGGACAAGAAAACTGCCAAGGTAAGGGTGCAGCAGGCGCAGCAGCAAGAGCCGTTCTCCTTTGCACTTGAGGTCAAGCTGGCGTTTGCAAGGGGAGGCATCAAGATGTACACCTTCGACATCGCAGACAAGGAGAGCACGTTCCAGATCCCGGTAGAAAGGGAAGTCGAGTGGTTCTCTGTCGACCCCGAGTTCAAGATACTGAAAACAATATCAATCAAGGCGCCAAGGGAGATGCTGGCAAGGCAGTTGCACGAAGGCCAGACCGTGGTCGAGAGGGTCGAGGCTGCGCGCGCGCTCAAGGAGCATTCCGCAGACGCCGCAGTCGACGCGCTGTACAGGGCGGTGATGAACGACAGGTTCTGGGGAGTGGCGGCAGAGGCGGCCAAGAGCCTGGGCGCAATAAGGACAGACCACGCGTACAGGGCGCTTGAAAAGTGCCTGAAGGTGAGCCACCCAAAGGCAAGGCGCGCCGTGGTAAAGGCGCTTGGCGAGTTCAAGCGCCACGAGACGATTGCGATGCTAAAGCCGTACCTGCACGAGGAGAGCTATTTCGTAGAGTCAGAGGCCTTGACTGCCATTGGCAGGACAAAGAGCAGCGACGCCGTTCCGATCCTGAAAAAAGCCGTTGAAACGACTTCGTTCCAGAACATCGTGGCGCAGGGCGCGATTTCCGGCCTCAAGGAATTCCCGGATGACAGGGACATCGCAAGCCTGCTTGTTGAAAAGAGCAGGCCGGGCAACCACCACCGCGTGAGAGAAGCCGCCACGTTTGCGCTTGCCAAGTTTGTCGACAGCGGCAGCAGCAATAATAATGCAGTCGTGGATCAGCTCAGGCTCTTGCTGGCGGACAGCTGGTTCCGCGTCAGGATAAACGCTTGCAGGGCTTTTGCCGACGCCGAGTATGTCAAGGCGATACCAGACCTGACAAGGGTGTCCGAGACCGACCTTGACCACAGGGTAAGGCGCGTGGCAGAAGAGTGCATCAACATGATAAAGGACGCGGCAAAGAAGCCAAAGGAGGTTGCGCAGATGCGCGACGAGCTTGACAGGATGAAGGCAAAGAGCCTGGAGATGATGCAGAGGATGGACAGGCTGGAGCGGGGCGGCAGCAGCTAG
- a CDS encoding alpha/beta fold hydrolase codes for MDFKFLEVGGLHVRYVDAGSSGGSKPLLLMHGLGGAIESWANNIGELAKKEELRVIALDLPGFGFSDKPKMSYTIKFYVDFVAKFARALGIAPLAVAGSSLGGHVACELAIAHPEIVSKLILTSPSGALPKSFKGSPALWRYVKVLKAKSVEEVKKALYAVDNKPVDDAYARAAYDKFAMPGAKEAFLSALAGSARAPRLNKARLSKVRAPTLVLWGKDDIMIPARYVEPFVKMRNARVVLLENCGHRPHADRPQVFNRLVADFVKEEEDDDS; via the coding sequence ATGGATTTTAAATTCCTGGAGGTCGGCGGGCTGCACGTACGCTACGTCGATGCTGGCAGCAGCGGCGGCAGCAAGCCCCTGCTCTTGATGCACGGCCTTGGCGGGGCAATAGAGAGCTGGGCAAACAACATCGGCGAGCTTGCAAAGAAAGAGGAGCTGCGCGTGATAGCGCTTGACCTGCCCGGCTTTGGATTTAGCGACAAGCCGAAAATGAGCTACACGATAAAGTTCTATGTTGATTTTGTAGCAAAATTTGCAAGGGCGCTCGGCATTGCGCCACTTGCAGTCGCCGGCTCGTCGCTTGGCGGCCACGTTGCCTGCGAGCTTGCAATCGCGCACCCGGAGATCGTTTCAAAATTGATCCTGACAAGCCCGTCCGGGGCGCTTCCAAAATCATTCAAGGGGTCGCCGGCGCTCTGGCGCTACGTCAAGGTGCTCAAGGCCAAGTCGGTGGAGGAGGTGAAAAAGGCGCTTTACGCGGTCGACAACAAGCCCGTGGATGACGCGTACGCCAGGGCCGCCTACGACAAGTTTGCCATGCCCGGGGCAAAGGAGGCGTTCCTGTCTGCCCTTGCAGGGAGCGCAAGGGCCCCGCGCCTCAACAAAGCCCGGCTGTCAAAGGTCAGGGCGCCGACCCTTGTGCTGTGGGGCAAGGACGACATCATGATCCCCGCAAGATACGTCGAGCCGTTTGTGAAAATGAGGAACGCCCGCGTCGTGCTCCTGGAGAACTGTGGCCACCGCCCGCACGCCGACAGGCCGCAGGTCTTTAACAGGCTTGTCGCAGATTTTGTAAAGGAAGAAGAAGATGATGATAGCTAG